One window of Trinickia caryophylli genomic DNA carries:
- a CDS encoding flagellar biosynthetic protein FliQ, whose product MPASLALFQQALFFAFKMSLLLALVGACAGVAFSVLLSAFQIQDPSLPFVVKLVVVGVALAVCARPIAAELLRLVDNVFARTALLAS is encoded by the coding sequence ATGCCCGCTTCGCTCGCCCTCTTTCAGCAGGCGCTCTTCTTCGCGTTCAAGATGTCGCTGCTGCTGGCTCTCGTCGGCGCCTGTGCCGGCGTCGCATTTTCGGTGTTGCTCTCGGCATTCCAGATTCAGGACCCGTCACTGCCGTTCGTCGTCAAGCTCGTTGTCGTAGGTGTCGCACTCGCTGTCTGCGCTCGCCCGATCGCGGCGGAGCTGCTTCGTCTCGTCGACAACGTGTTCGCGCGCACGGCGCTGCTTGCGTCATGA
- the sctR gene encoding type III secretion system export apparatus subunit SctR: MMLEHSPPGLLALLALLSLLPLAAIVTTSYLKISVVLVLLRNALGVQQAPSTLALNAIALAATMLVMAPTFNACVDEARRSAPAFARATAPSGEEQIERALAVAEPLRQFMLRQSRVDERERFADLVRRNAPSHAPTQTSENDWSVVVPSFVVSELQAAFEIGLLLFIPFIVIDLLVSNVLLTMGMQMVPPMMISLPLKLLLFVAADGWGRLLQALVLSYHA; this comes from the coding sequence ATGATGCTCGAACACAGTCCGCCAGGCCTCCTCGCGCTGCTGGCGCTGCTTTCGCTGTTGCCGCTCGCCGCCATCGTCACGACCTCCTATCTGAAGATCTCCGTCGTCCTGGTGCTGCTGCGCAACGCCCTCGGCGTGCAGCAGGCACCTTCCACCCTGGCGCTCAATGCGATCGCCCTCGCGGCGACGATGCTCGTCATGGCGCCCACGTTCAATGCCTGCGTCGACGAGGCCCGGCGCTCGGCACCCGCATTCGCCCGCGCGACGGCACCATCGGGAGAGGAGCAGATCGAACGGGCGCTCGCCGTGGCGGAGCCGCTGCGGCAATTCATGTTGCGTCAAAGCCGCGTCGACGAGCGCGAGCGGTTCGCCGATCTCGTGCGGCGCAACGCACCCTCGCACGCGCCCACGCAAACGAGCGAGAACGACTGGAGCGTCGTCGTTCCGTCGTTCGTCGTATCCGAACTGCAAGCGGCATTCGAGATCGGCCTGCTGCTGTTCATCCCGTTCATCGTCATCGATCTGCTCGTCTCCAACGTGCTGTTGACCATGGGTATGCAAATGGTGCCGCCGATGATGATCTCGCTGCCGCTCAAGCTGTTGCTGTTCGTCGCTGCGGACGGATGGGGCAGACTGTTGCAAGCCCTCGTGCTTTCGTATCATGCATGA
- a CDS encoding FliM/FliN family flagellar motor switch protein produces the protein MPRRVDAAALASSRLRHRYTCTCPLHDGAPDRDDDRADTTLALRLSLIGHRTGHRTDHFIGHFIGHPLPPVADALAVTTRFGALVWLDPVPFLIAFTGIDVARATSAAAREAFVHHALGALPAGIHEALGGPVAHREPPCAPSDEWLTASLTGSVRGIRVAMRLAADPQTFLAMVDDGPWQPETAGTPPWLGRLPSGCRVLAATIALPVAQYRALHRGAIVIAPDPRFDTAGRGRITLFGRRLLVSWRDDHHCFEVQHMSDDASPPLSDHRAEASAVTSGDLPVHLAFSLGTLTLPLGEVASIGPGTLLRLDNGLPPSVRIEANGVPLGYGELVDFDGRLAVEITQWPDRDQRAVPA, from the coding sequence ATGCCACGACGCGTCGATGCGGCCGCGTTGGCCTCGAGCCGGCTACGGCATCGGTACACATGCACGTGCCCGCTCCACGACGGCGCCCCGGACCGCGATGACGATCGTGCCGACACCACGCTCGCCCTACGGCTTTCGCTCATAGGCCACCGCACCGGCCACCGCACCGACCACTTCATCGGCCACTTCATCGGCCACCCACTGCCGCCGGTTGCCGATGCGCTCGCGGTCACGACGCGCTTCGGGGCGCTCGTATGGCTCGACCCGGTGCCGTTTCTGATCGCTTTCACGGGCATCGATGTCGCTCGGGCCACGAGCGCCGCGGCGCGCGAAGCATTCGTACATCATGCATTGGGCGCATTGCCCGCCGGTATTCACGAGGCACTCGGCGGCCCCGTCGCGCATCGCGAGCCGCCTTGCGCCCCCTCCGACGAATGGCTTACCGCAAGCCTCACGGGCAGCGTGCGCGGCATTCGTGTGGCGATGCGGCTCGCGGCGGACCCGCAGACTTTTCTGGCCATGGTCGACGACGGACCATGGCAGCCCGAAACCGCGGGCACGCCACCGTGGCTCGGCCGGCTGCCCAGTGGCTGTCGCGTGCTTGCAGCCACGATCGCGCTGCCCGTCGCGCAATATCGCGCCCTGCATCGCGGCGCCATCGTCATCGCGCCGGACCCGCGCTTCGACACGGCCGGCAGAGGCCGCATCACGCTTTTCGGCCGTCGGCTCCTGGTGAGCTGGCGCGACGACCACCATTGCTTCGAGGTTCAACACATGTCCGACGACGCTTCGCCCCCTCTTTCCGACCACCGCGCCGAAGCATCCGCCGTCACGTCCGGCGACCTGCCCGTCCATCTCGCGTTCTCGCTCGGCACATTGACTTTGCCGCTCGGCGAAGTCGCCTCCATCGGCCCCGGCACACTGTTGCGGCTGGACAATGGGTTGCCGCCCAGCGTGCGCATCGAGGCGAACGGCGTGCCGCTCGGCTATGGCGAGCTGGTCGATTTCGACGGCCGGCTCGCCGTCGAAATCACGCAATGGCCGGACCGCGACCAACGTGCGGTCCCCGCATGA
- a CDS encoding FliI/YscN family ATPase, whose translation MVTPSSPPPSLEGMHGIDARLAAWTNAARARLAAPALAEAYGHVERVSATLIGARLADCTIGHLCEIGHPHRNARPTLAEVVGFDGAHVLLAPLGCTQGLSPGTPVRSLGRGHELAVGAHLLGEVLDGLGRPLDPLDPADPRRVDAPAAQCRRQAVLAAPPPPTGRPRIADKLVTGVRAIDALATLGRGQRIALLAGPGAGKTTLLGALARGTAADVVVLALVGERGRELNEFLERELDRSRLARTVVVWTGADAAAIERVRAPFTATAIAEGFRAAGQHVLLLVDSLTRVARAQREIGLAAGEPPGRLGFPPSVYAMLPRLTERAGLTRDGSITAIYTVLTESDTGDPIAEEARSLLDGHIVLSRALVERGHFPPIDVLASLSRTMHAVVDDVHRSQAARLRDLLARHRDLELLIALGEFQTGFDADNDEAVARHARIAAFLRQDLRVASSWLQTMEQLNATVHG comes from the coding sequence ATGGTGACGCCCTCGTCGCCACCGCCTTCGCTCGAAGGCATGCACGGGATCGACGCGCGCCTCGCGGCGTGGACGAACGCCGCTCGTGCACGCCTCGCCGCCCCCGCGCTGGCCGAGGCATACGGCCACGTCGAACGCGTCAGCGCGACGCTGATCGGCGCGCGGCTCGCCGATTGCACGATCGGCCACCTCTGCGAAATCGGACATCCCCACAGAAACGCTCGGCCGACGCTGGCCGAAGTCGTCGGCTTCGATGGCGCGCATGTGCTGCTCGCGCCGCTCGGCTGCACGCAGGGCCTGTCGCCGGGCACACCTGTTCGCTCGCTGGGCCGCGGGCACGAGCTCGCCGTCGGCGCGCATCTGCTTGGCGAGGTCCTCGATGGACTCGGCCGGCCGCTCGATCCGCTCGATCCGGCCGATCCCCGACGCGTCGACGCTCCCGCAGCGCAATGCCGCCGGCAAGCCGTGCTCGCCGCTCCGCCGCCGCCAACCGGGCGCCCCCGCATCGCCGACAAACTCGTGACGGGTGTGCGCGCAATCGATGCGCTCGCCACGCTGGGTCGCGGCCAGCGCATCGCGTTGCTTGCAGGCCCGGGGGCCGGCAAGACGACCTTGCTCGGCGCGCTGGCGCGAGGCACGGCAGCCGATGTGGTCGTGCTCGCGCTCGTCGGGGAACGGGGACGGGAGTTGAACGAGTTCCTCGAGCGCGAACTCGATCGGTCGCGTCTGGCGCGTACGGTCGTCGTATGGACCGGGGCCGATGCCGCGGCGATCGAACGCGTGCGCGCGCCGTTCACCGCGACGGCAATCGCCGAGGGGTTTCGCGCAGCCGGCCAGCACGTGCTGCTGCTCGTCGATTCGTTGACGCGCGTAGCTCGGGCTCAGCGGGAGATCGGTCTCGCAGCGGGCGAGCCGCCCGGTCGCCTTGGGTTTCCGCCCTCCGTCTATGCCATGCTGCCTCGCCTCACCGAGCGCGCCGGCCTCACGCGCGATGGTTCGATTACCGCCATCTATACGGTACTGACGGAATCGGACACGGGCGACCCGATCGCCGAGGAAGCGCGCTCGCTCCTCGACGGGCACATCGTGCTGTCGCGGGCTCTCGTCGAGCGCGGCCATTTCCCGCCGATCGACGTGCTGGCAAGTCTGAGCCGCACCATGCACGCCGTCGTGGACGACGTGCACCGCTCGCAAGCGGCACGGTTGCGCGATCTTCTCGCGCGTCACCGCGATCTCGAGTTGTTGATTGCCCTGGGCGAATTCCAAACCGGCTTTGATGCCGACAACGACGAGGCAGTCGCGCGGCACGCGCGAATCGCCGCTTTCCTGCGGCAAGACCTGCGTGTCGCGTCGTCATGGCTACAAACGATGGAGCAACTGAATGCAACCGTACACGGCTGA
- a CDS encoding FHA domain-containing protein has protein sequence MLELRITTGLHRGTAFPLDGDAVRVGSDENNDVVLDDPGMPACAATFTRETAGRWVMRGADAPCEVAAGLRVALGPVGAVFANEGAPWDEATMAAGFPRSSRRLRSGARLTAAFALGAACVFALDHARLALREAQAFTPGAPAPLDAAPLRTVRAIVHPARVEPGKPPFAVVSVQSGASGFVVTEDGRVLVPGARRGPFTLERIEPRRVVFSGPYSAELAW, from the coding sequence ATGCTGGAACTGCGCATCACGACAGGGCTGCACCGTGGCACGGCTTTTCCGCTCGACGGCGATGCCGTGCGCGTCGGCAGCGATGAAAACAACGATGTCGTGCTGGACGATCCCGGTATGCCGGCCTGCGCGGCCACCTTCACACGCGAGACGGCCGGCCGCTGGGTCATGCGCGGCGCGGACGCACCATGCGAGGTCGCGGCCGGCTTGCGCGTCGCTCTCGGCCCGGTCGGTGCCGTTTTCGCCAACGAGGGCGCGCCATGGGACGAAGCGACCATGGCGGCTGGCTTTCCCCGATCCTCGCGGCGGCTGCGCTCCGGCGCACGCCTCACGGCCGCGTTCGCGCTCGGCGCCGCATGCGTGTTCGCGCTCGATCATGCCCGCCTTGCGCTGCGGGAGGCGCAGGCATTCACGCCGGGCGCGCCTGCGCCGCTCGACGCCGCGCCATTGCGCACGGTCAGGGCCATCGTCCATCCGGCTCGCGTCGAACCGGGCAAACCGCCCTTTGCGGTCGTCAGCGTGCAAAGCGGCGCATCGGGCTTCGTCGTGACCGAAGACGGCCGCGTGCTGGTGCCAGGCGCCCGCCGTGGCCCGTTCACGCTCGAGCGTATCGAGCCGCGCCGCGTTGTATTTTCCGGTCCTTATTCGGCAGAGCTCGCATGGTGA
- a CDS encoding secretin N-terminal domain-containing protein — MSRFKHSGARPRIAAALALSSLAACALAASPTADGAIPGETALGGAYSYQAAGRSPIDVLERFAADHGLRLRIDARASTHASQRWRRATIDGWLRGESGREFLERLAAAYGFEWFVTDRVLHVTDRSDATTTRVALGGADARSAQAALAAVGLYDARFGWGVLPGQDAVLVSGPREYVAAVRRFLAPRAQPRIDAPQIEARVFALRYAHAADGAPGGQQRDARPGVASILRQLIGTQPRTDVPRFQLPSHTPAHTPAQMTVDTGAPADSAFGGWLGGAQATYELPPLPESRSAATWLADAPRRSDPVVVADEASNSVLVWAESGLLPRIQEIVDALDRPSPMISIEIVVFESDDPALHAATSDAAAGAGETATPGAPALYRQWSRAVGEQRARLLNRQRVVGFANRHLLLEIGSEAPNVSAAATPAESNGRTAQRGDSLDLVARLLPAQAKDQPAIAVDVALIATQPTGLPGREWANTSRLSLQTGIALQGGDAPQLVASYPVATARAQQRAIFIHAKRI; from the coding sequence ATGAGCCGTTTCAAGCATTCCGGCGCCCGCCCACGCATCGCCGCGGCGCTTGCATTGAGCTCCTTGGCGGCGTGCGCCCTGGCGGCTTCGCCGACGGCCGACGGCGCCATACCCGGCGAAACCGCACTTGGCGGGGCCTACTCCTATCAGGCGGCCGGACGCTCGCCCATCGATGTTCTCGAACGGTTCGCGGCCGATCATGGCTTGCGCCTGCGCATCGATGCGCGCGCGAGCACCCACGCTTCGCAACGTTGGCGCCGTGCGACGATCGACGGCTGGCTGCGCGGCGAGTCGGGGCGCGAGTTTCTCGAGCGGCTCGCAGCCGCATATGGTTTCGAGTGGTTCGTGACCGACCGGGTGCTCCACGTGACGGATCGCTCGGACGCAACGACCACGCGCGTCGCGCTGGGCGGAGCCGATGCGCGCTCGGCGCAAGCGGCACTCGCCGCGGTCGGGCTCTACGATGCCCGCTTCGGCTGGGGCGTGCTCCCGGGCCAGGACGCCGTGCTCGTCTCGGGCCCGCGCGAGTATGTTGCCGCCGTACGGCGCTTTCTCGCGCCGCGCGCGCAGCCGCGCATCGATGCGCCACAAATCGAAGCGAGGGTATTTGCGCTCCGGTACGCGCATGCGGCCGATGGCGCACCCGGCGGGCAGCAGCGCGATGCCCGTCCCGGTGTGGCGTCGATCTTGCGGCAACTGATCGGCACGCAGCCGCGCACCGACGTGCCGCGCTTTCAGTTGCCTTCGCACACGCCCGCGCACACGCCCGCGCAGATGACCGTCGACACCGGCGCGCCGGCCGACTCGGCGTTCGGGGGCTGGCTCGGTGGCGCGCAAGCCACCTATGAACTTCCCCCGCTGCCCGAGAGCCGGTCCGCCGCCACCTGGCTCGCCGACGCACCGCGGCGAAGCGACCCCGTCGTCGTCGCCGACGAAGCATCCAACAGTGTGCTGGTCTGGGCCGAATCGGGCCTGCTCCCACGCATCCAGGAAATCGTCGATGCGCTCGATCGGCCATCGCCGATGATCTCGATCGAGATCGTCGTCTTCGAATCGGACGACCCGGCACTCCATGCAGCAACGTCCGACGCGGCTGCCGGCGCGGGCGAAACAGCCACGCCCGGCGCGCCCGCGCTCTATCGCCAATGGAGCCGGGCCGTCGGCGAACAGCGCGCGCGACTGCTCAATCGCCAGCGCGTGGTCGGCTTCGCCAATCGCCACCTGCTACTCGAGATCGGCTCCGAGGCGCCGAACGTTTCCGCCGCCGCAACGCCTGCGGAGTCCAACGGGCGAACCGCCCAGCGGGGCGACTCGCTCGATCTCGTCGCCCGCCTGCTGCCCGCGCAAGCGAAGGACCAACCCGCGATCGCAGTCGACGTCGCACTCATCGCGACCCAGCCTACGGGCCTGCCGGGCCGGGAATGGGCAAATACGAGCCGGCTCTCCCTGCAAACGGGTATCGCGCTGCAAGGCGGCGACGCCCCGCAGCTCGTCGCAAGTTACCCCGTCGCAACGGCGCGGGCTCAGCAGCGCGCGATCTTCATCCACGCCAAGCGCATCTGA